The DNA window TGCTAATCTTGTCGTTTTCGACCATTTGCGATAGCACCCAATCACGGCGGGCAACGGCGGCGTCGTATTTTTTCGTCGGGTGGTAATTATTCGGTGCTTTGGGCAGGGCCGCAAGATAGGCGACCTCAGCAAGGTTTAATTCATCCAATGATTTGTTGAAATAATTCAATGCGGCGGCAGCCACTCCGTACGAGCGGTAACCGAGATAAATTTCGTTGAGGTAAAGCTCGAGGATGCGGTCCTTGCTGAACGCATCCTCGATGCGAATTGCGAGAATGGCTTCCTTAAACTTTCGTTCCATCGATGTTTCATTGGTCAGCAGAAAGTTCTTAGCGACCTGCTGGGTGATAGTCGAGGCGCCAACCAGACGCTTGTCGGAGCCGAAATTGCCGACATTCTGAATCAACGCACCGGCGACACTGATCGGATCGAGGCCGAAATGGTCATAGAAATTCTTGTCTTCCGCCGACAGGAAAGCGTCAACCACACGGTTAGGCATGGCGCCAATTGGGACAAACACCCGCTTTTCGGTGGCGTATTCGGCGACCAGCCTGCCGTCTCCGGCATGCACCCGCGTCATCGTGGCGGGTTCGTAGGCAGCCAATTGCCGATGGTCAGGCAAATCCCGCCCATAGTGATAAAAAAGATAAACCACGCCGGCGACGACGATGACCGCAGCAAGCAACAGCCCTGCTAGCGAATAATATAAAAATTTCATGATCAGCGCTCGCTAACCTTTCGATTCATCCGCTTCTGCCACACCCGTTTCCGCCACAGATGAGCGCCACACACACGTGGATATATATCTAAGGTCTCTAAGGTCAAAATGTGGCGCGTTTATGACGCTTGCGTGCATGCTTCATGGCGTAAGAAATAGTCCTCGATCGCCTGGGCAACGCTTCGCATGAGCGTGTATCGACCCTTCTCAGACGACAATATCTTGCGGTCCTCGAGATTTGACATATAGCCCATTTCTACCAGCACTGAAGGGACATTCGGTGCTTTGAGGACGCGAAACCCCGCGAAACGGTGAGTGCGGCCAAGCAATTTGGTTGATTTTTTCAGTTCGGGAATGAGTTCGCCGGCGAACATGGCGGAACAAGTCATCGTCGTACGCTGAACGAGCGATATCAGAATTTTGCGAACATCTTCTTCATATTCTTCCGAATTATTTACATCAAACAGGGAATCCACTTCGTTTTCACGCGCCGCCAAGGCTTCGGTTTCCGCGTCCGAAGCCTTTTCCGACAAGGTGTAAACGGAGGCCCCGCGAACGGCGGGATTTTTATGCCGGTCGGCATGGAGGGAAACAAATAGATCGGCATTTCGTTCCTGCGCCAATTCGGCCCGATCAGAAAGAGATATATATTTATCACCGCTGCGCGAGAGAACCACGTTGTAGCCGCGTTCGATGAGTATGACTTCCAAGGCGTGTGCTGCCGCCAAAGTGATATCTTTTTCATATTTTCCGTTTGTAACCACGGCGCCTGGGTCGGCGCCGCCATGGCCGGCATCGACGACGATCAGGAAAGGCTGTTTTGAGAATGGCTTGAGGCTCGGGCGCGGCGGCGCAGGCAAAAGAAACCTTCGTGATGTGGCTGATGCTTTAGCAACTTCCGCTTGGCCATTTCGATTGTTCGCTTCTTGCGGCGCTGTGGTGGGTTGGAAAGCTGCGGCCGAGTCCGATGTGGATGGCGTGAATGATTCCTCGGCTACCTGCCTGAGGTCGATGACAAGGCGATAGTCTTCGGATTTTCCGGGCGGCAAAATAAATGCCTGACTAACCATTGCCGGCGCTCTCAAATCGACGACAATTCTCGCGGTCTCGAATTTGAATTGCCCGTATCGTATGGAACCGACAAGGCCGCTATTGAACGCAAGCTGACTATCGTCAAGCGCCCATCCCGCCCCCATCAAATCGACGACGAGCCGATGCGGGTCTTTCAGAATAAATATTTGAAACGGCACAGATTCGCTGAGGTCGAGCACGAATCGCGTGGCATTCTCGTGCTGTCCAACTCGCGCATCCTTGACGATCGGCTTGGCGTGCGAGGTTTGATGGAAAACTGCTGTGAACAGTGTTAACACGCAAATAGATACCCACCAGAAGCGTATCACGGGGGCGAATCACCTGTTGGTTTATAGGCTCCGATGTCTAACATCTTTACCGGCTCACTATGCGTCTTGAACATTGGCCACGTGCCAAGTCCGTTAAAACATTTGTCGCATCCCATCGCGCAGAGTAGCATGGGCGGGCGAACGAAGTTTTGATTATTCATCCCTCCGCCGTTGGAGGTGGCAACAGAACCCGCCTATGTACATGACGGTCTTCAACAAGAGTGTTGGAATGCTCGTCACACACTCAGTTGGGTTTAAACGACAAATGATGAAATTGATGACACCAACGAAGCTGCAGCCGGACATGTTCCGGCATAAATTGGCCCCGCACTGTCCGTCATGGCGAGAGTATCTCCCGCCGTGTTCGACGGAGAGTAGCGCTGGGCAATCAGCTTCCCGAATCCGACAGCGCCGCCGCGCCAAGTTCGCGGCCGATGCGGTGCAGTCGCGGAGAAAACTGACAAATGGTCAAAAGAATGCTGATCGATGCCAGCCACGCGGAAGAAATTCGCGTCGTGGTGGCGAATGGAACACGACTCGAAGAATTTGATTTCGAAACAGCGGCGAAGAAGCAGCTTAAGGGAAATTTTTATCTCGCTAAGGTAATGAGGGTCGAACCTTCATTGCAGGCTGCGTTTGTCGAGTATGGTGGAAACCGACACGGGTTTCTGCCGTTTGGCGAAATTCACCCCGACTATTACCAGATTCCGGTTGCCGACAGGGAAGCGTTGTTCGCCGAACAACAAGACGCTACCGACGATAATGTCGATGACAACGCCGATGACCTGACGGATGAAGAATCCGGGCCGGCGACCGTAGATGCGGCAGATGCGCGCGATGGCGATGCGGCGTCGGAAGAAACCGATCTCGGCGCTGAGGAGCTCGAATCAGGTGCCGAAGCCAATGAAGATAGCGATGCTCCAAGTGAAGATCGCGTAGCAAACCCTGATGAATCGGTGGAGACGCTTGGCGGCGACGATATAGACGATGAAGCGCAGCGTCGGCTCCATGTCAGCCGGTCGCTTCTATCGCGCCGTTACAAGATCCAAGAGGTCATCAAGAAACGCCAGGTCATGCTGATCCAGGTGGTGAAGGAAGAACGCGGCAATAAGGGCGCCGCGCTGACGACTTATCTTTCTTTGGCCGGCCGGTATTGCGTCCTGATGCCGAATGCGGTGCGCGGCGGCGGTATATCGCGTAAAATCGTCAATGCAGACGACCGCAAGCGCCTCAAGGCCATCACCGCTGAATTGAAGGTCCCCTCGCGCATGGCCGTGATCGTGCGCACAGCCGGCCTCGCCCGGACGCGCGCCGAGATCAAACGCGATTTCGAGTATCTGTTGCGCCAATGGGAAGGTATTCGCAAGGCGACCCTGGAATCCAGCGCACCGGTTCTGATCAACGAGGAAGCCAATCTAATCCGGCGTTCGATACGTGACCTGTATTCTCGTGACATCGACCAAATTCAGGTTGAGGGCGAGGAAGGCTACAGAATCGCCAAAGACTTCATGCGGACGTTAATTCCGAGCCATAGTTCCCGAGTGCAGCCATACCGCGACCGCATCCCTCTGTTCACACGTTACCAGATAGAGAGCCAACTTGACGCGATGTACAGCCCGCAAGTGCAATTGCGCTCGGGCGGCTATCTCGTCATCAACCCGACCGAGGCGCTCGTGTCGATCGATGTGAATTCGGGCCGGGCGACAAAAATGCGCACGGTCGAGGAAACAGCGCTGACGACAAATCAGGAAGCCGCCGATGAGATTGCGCGGCAGTTGAGGCTGCGTGATTTGGCGGGGCTAGTGGTGATCGATTTCATCGATATGGATGAAAATCGTAACCAGAGAAATATCGAACGCCGCTTCAAAGAAGCAATGCGCGACGACCGCGCGCGAATTCAGATAGGCCGTATCAGCCCCTTCGGCTTGCTCGAACTTTCGCGCCAGCGCCTGCGGCCGAGTATTTTGGAAACGGCCACGGAAGTATGCTCAACCTGTGCTGGCACGGGTGTTGTGCGGGCCACAGCGTCTTCTGCCGTCCATGTTCTGAGGGCCATCGAGGAAGAAGGCCTACGTGAGCGCAGCGGTCAAATTCTCGTACATGTACCGGGTGAAATCGCGCTCTACATTCTCAATCACAAGCGCGATACGCTGGGTGAAATCGAATCGCGCTACGCGATGGAGATCGCGTTCAAAGACGACCCCACTCTTGTGCCACCCATGTACACTATCGAAACCCTGCGCGCTCACGAAGGGGGAGTCCCCGAGGGCCGGGCGGACACGGTGTTTGTCGAAGATGAGGCGGAGGACGGCGAGCAAGAGGCCGTCGTGGTGGAGACCGCCGATGGCGAAGAACAGCCACGTCGACGCAGGCGGCGACGCAAGCCCCGTACGGGAAAACCACTGGGTGCTGAGGCTGGAGAACCTGCGGCCCGCACAGAAGAAGTGCCCGCAGCCAGAGTAGCCACGGACGCTAGCGAAACCGCTGAACCCGCCGAGGCCGTTGAATCCGGCGAAGCAGCTGCGGCGGAAGGCGAAGAAGACGGTGCCCTCAAAAAGCGGCGGCGGCGTGGCCGACGTGGTGGCCGCCGGCGCAACGCGCGCAGCCACGACGTCGGCGAAGAATCCAACGCTGAAACGGCGCAGGTATCCGGCGCAGACGGGACGGTAGAAGGCAGCGCAGAGGGTGCGAATTCGGAACCAGAAGCAATTTTGGGCGAATCAAGTAATTTGCCGACGGATAATCTTGCCGCATCGGAAGAAGCCGTTTCGGAAGAGGTTTCTGAGGGGCATACCACAGAGCCGGCCGAAAGCGAGATAAAGCCAAAACGTGCGAGCCGTTCAAGATGGAAACGCGCTACTGAGAAACAGCCGGATAATGATGCTGCGTCAAGCGAAGAGGCAAGCGGCGATGAACCTCTGGTGTCCGCCGATGTTGGCAATTCCAATGATGGTGGCGATCCGCAAGAAAAGGCGCCCTCACCCGCTCCCATAGCCGAAACTCCCGCAACGCCTGACAGTGACAGCGGCGATACCGCCAGCGATAAATTGGTGGCCGTTTCCCTAGAGGACAAAGCAGAAAATAGTTCAAGCGATGGGGGTCCCGGCGAACAGGCGGCAGAGCCGTCACAGCGCCGCGCCGGATGGTGGCAGCGCGATTTGTCCTAACGCCGGCTTGGCTTGTCTGACCGACCCGACGTCATCTCATTCACTTTTTAGCCAGCGAATGAGGGCGTTGGTGGCGCGCAATACAGTTGCGCGGTCGCTCGCAAATGAAATGCGCACATAGCGGTTGCCGCGCGCGGTGTCGAAATCGATACCGGGTGTGGCCGCCACGCCTGTCGCCTTTAGCATGTCCTGGCAAAATTGTTGCGAATCATTGGTGAGGCGAGAGACATCCGCATACACATAAAAAGCACCGTCTGAGGGTGCGAGGTCACCGAAGCCCGCTTGCGGCAAGGCATGTTGTAATATTTTTCGATTTTCAGCGTAGCGCGCGACATTGGCGTCAAGCTCTTCGCGGCAATCGAACGCCGCGAGGGCGGCATGCTGAGACAGCGCGGGCGGCGATATAAATATGTTCTGTGCCAGCCGCTCGACTGGTCGCACCAAATCTGATGGAAATACCATCCAGCCGAGCCGCCATCCGGTCATCGCAAAATATTTGGAAAATCCGTTGGCGACGATGGCGCTGTCGCTGTATGCGAGTATCGTCTCGGCGCGCTCGTGATAGGTAATGCCATGATAGATCTCATCCGAAATGATGCGGATACCTTCGCTGTCACAGTATTTTGCTACGGCCTCGAATTCGGCGCGCGGAATCATCGTGCCTGTTGGATTGGATGGGCTGGAGATGATGAGTCCTTGGATTGGTTTTTCCAGTGCCCGCAAAAGCCCGACCGTCGGCTGAAAACGGGTTTCAGGTCCGGCAGGCAAACCAACCGATTCTAACCCGAGGGCAGCGAGCGTGTTGCGGTAGGCGGGATAGCTTGGGTCGGCCATGGCAACTCGGTCGCCGACATCAAAAGCCGCGAGAAATGCGAGCAAAAGCCCGCCCGAAGCACCGATGGTGACGGCGACCCGCTCTGCCGCAACCTGTTGACCGTAATATTCCGCGTAATGTTGGGCGATGCGGGCGCGTAATTTTGGATCACCCTGCGCCTCGGTATAGCCCAGATGGGCGTGATCGAGCGCGGCATGCGCGGCTTCGATGACCTTCGACGGCGCGCCGCTGACCGGTTCGCCTGTTTCCATATGCATGATATCAGCGCCGCCATCCGCCATTTCATTCGCGGTCTTGAGAATCTCCATGGCGTAAAAAGGCGCGACATCGGCGCGTCTAGAAACTTTCATCTGATCCGCTCCAGCCTACAGCACGCCGCCACTGGCAAGGCCAAAGCCGCGCCGGTCGGTGTCGAATACGCAGGTTTCAGGGCTGCGCGGCGCGCCCCCCGGACAATGGACGGCATTCACACGGCCGATTTCCGGAACTTCGGAAACCCGATGGCGGCGCCGGTCAAGACTGTCCCGTAGAGCTGTATCAAAATTAGGTTCGGTAACAACGATGTCAGGTATGCCGCCGTGATGGAGCCGAGGTGCATCCATCGCATCACGCAGCGGCAGAGCGTCGAGAAGCGCTCCACGCATTACACTGGCCAAAGCTGAGGGCGCGGCAGCGCCGCCTACCGAGCCAGCGGCAAAGAACAACTGACTGGTATTATGATTTACTAGGACAATCGGCGAGAGAGCCGTCGCGGCGTTTCCCGATGCTGCGGGAGAAGCAGCTAATAAGATGCCGGTGCCAGGTACAATACGTCCGGTTCCGAACAAATTATTCATCGTCACGGCGCAAGATACGGTGAGGCCGCGCCTGTCGATGGTAACAAAGCTGGTTGCGGCCGGGTTTTCTAGCCGGCGCTCCGGCAGCTGGCTCAATTTGTCCAGGGCGGTCGCTTGACTGGAGTTATAGGAATCCATGCTCGATCGCAGACGATTCAAATCGAGTGCCACTCCATTTTTGACGTCTAGCCAGGTCTCCCGATCCGCAAAGGCGCGTTTCGAGGCTTCAGCAAAAAGATGAGCACGCTCGTCAGCCGGGGCGTCAAGATAACGATCGTCTTCGGCCAAAAGGTGAAACATTGCGGCTGCCGTGAGGCCGCCGGCGGCGGGGGGTGGCGCAGTATGAAAGACTTGGTTTCCAAACGGCAATGTGATGCTTTCCCGCCAGACCGGTGCAAAGGCCCGCAATTCTTCAATTGTGAGCGCGCCCTCGGCCTCCGCGACTCGGGCGCTCAGGACTTTGGCGACGCTGCCGCCATAGAATTCGCCAACCCCCTTAAGTCGCAGTTGGGATATGACGGAGCCGAGTTCCAACTGATACACCCGTTGACCTTCGGAAATTGGCGAGCCGTCGCTGTGTAAAAATATTTTGCGCATTTCGGGGTCGGTAAATAAAGACAGGCCTGCCAACCGGATGTCGCGTGCCAGAGCCCGCGAAACTTGATGTCCGAGGCGCGCATATGTTTCTGCCGGTGCCAGCAAGCGCGACCATGGCAGGCGGCCGTAGCGTGCTTGTAGACCGTACATGCCCCGCACCGAGCCGGGAATCGCGTTGGGGCGGCGAGGCGCGGTGCCCCCGGTTGCCGCTGCGAGGGCATAAAATTCAATAACTTCGGTGGTGTCGCCGTCATCCTCATTCGGATTGTACACCAAGCATACGCCGCCGCCGCCAAGGCTCGCAGTCGAGGGATAGGTTACAGCCAATGTAAAATATAGCGCAACGGCGGCATCAGCCGCACTGCCGCCCGCCGCTAGTACGTCGCGAGCGACCAAGGCGGCGCGCGGCTCGTCGGACGTCGCGCCGCCGAAATAGCTGGTGGGTTCAAACATCGAGAAATCTGGTAAAGTCTGGGCAACTTCGCATCCGCTCAACAGAATCAGCGCGGCTACCATCGAGGTTGCGCGCAGGCGCAAACCGGAGAACAGGCTACATCGTAAAATAAAGAGCTTTAAGGATATGAATTTGAGCATTTTTCCTGTGCGCGCGGTCGGCTTCGTCCTCGCATGTGTTATTTTATTGTCAGTGATTGCCCCGACTATCAAGGCACAAGGGCTGTCGCTTATTCGTGATACCGAGATTGAAAATACCATTCGCGGCTATGCCGCGCCACTATTCGCGGTGGCCGGCCTCGATGCTGCAGCGGTAAATGTGCATATTGTCGATGATTCACGCTTGAATGCGTTTGTCGCCGGCGGAATGAATTTGTTCGTCAATACTGGTCTACTCATGTCAAGCGACACCCCAGATGCCATTATTGGTGTATTTGCGCATGAAACCGGTCATATCGCCGGCGGCCATTTGGCGCGCACCCGCGAAGCGGTAGAAAACGCGACGACAGAGGCGATGCTTGCCTACATCCTCGGCGCCGCGGCGATTTTGGCCGGTGGCGGTCAAGCCGGAGGGGCGATAATGGGCACCGGAACGGCAATCGCCCAGCAATCGCTCTTTCGCTATAGCCAGTCGCAGGAACAGTCGGCGGATCAGGCCGGTGTCGGGTATCTCCGCGCCATCGGGCGCTCTGCCTCAGGGATGCTCGATGTTTTTTATAAACTGGAAGACCAGGAATTATTGGTGGCCGAACGCCAAGACCCCTATTTGCGCTCGCACCCACTGACCCGCGATCGCATCAGTTTCGTACGCAACTTCGTAGAAACCTCGACTTATCCGACCATAATCTCGGATGAAGCCGAGTTATTGGCGCATCGCCGGATGGTGGCCAAGCTGTTTGCCTATCTGAATTCACCGGGCAAGACGTTGCGAATTTACCGTGAGGATGACACTAGTCTCACCGCGCGTTACGCGCGGGCGATTGCTTATTATCGAATTCCGGACGTAGAACGGGCGATCGGCGAGCTCGATGGCTTATTGCGCGAATTTCCAGATGATCCCTGGTTTCAGGAGCTAAAGGGACAAATACTTTTCGAAAATGGTCACATCGCGCTTTCCATTCCGCCCTATGAAAAGGCTGTCGCCTTGCGGCCTGATGAGCCGCTCCTGCGGTTGGGCCTAGCGCGTGCCCTAATCGAGATCAATGAATTGGGATTTAATAAGAAAGCGATAGATCACTTGG is part of the Pseudomonadota bacterium genome and encodes:
- a CDS encoding N-acetylmuramoyl-L-alanine amidase, giving the protein MLTLFTAVFHQTSHAKPIVKDARVGQHENATRFVLDLSESVPFQIFILKDPHRLVVDLMGAGWALDDSQLAFNSGLVGSIRYGQFKFETARIVVDLRAPAMVSQAFILPPGKSEDYRLVIDLRQVAEESFTPSTSDSAAAFQPTTAPQEANNRNGQAEVAKASATSRRFLLPAPPRPSLKPFSKQPFLIVVDAGHGGADPGAVVTNGKYEKDITLAAAHALEVILIERGYNVVLSRSGDKYISLSDRAELAQERNADLFVSLHADRHKNPAVRGASVYTLSEKASDAETEALAARENEVDSLFDVNNSEEYEEDVRKILISLVQRTTMTCSAMFAGELIPELKKSTKLLGRTHRFAGFRVLKAPNVPSVLVEMGYMSNLEDRKILSSEKGRYTLMRSVAQAIEDYFLRHEACTQAS
- a CDS encoding M48 family metalloprotease codes for the protein MNLSIFPVRAVGFVLACVILLSVIAPTIKAQGLSLIRDTEIENTIRGYAAPLFAVAGLDAAAVNVHIVDDSRLNAFVAGGMNLFVNTGLLMSSDTPDAIIGVFAHETGHIAGGHLARTREAVENATTEAMLAYILGAAAILAGGGQAGGAIMGTGTAIAQQSLFRYSQSQEQSADQAGVGYLRAIGRSASGMLDVFYKLEDQELLVAERQDPYLRSHPLTRDRISFVRNFVETSTYPTIISDEAELLAHRRMVAKLFAYLNSPGKTLRIYREDDTSLTARYARAIAYYRIPDVERAIGELDGLLREFPDDPWFQELKGQILFENGHIALSIPPYEKAVALRPDEPLLRLGLARALIEINELGFNKKAIDHLVVATRTEPNYAPHWHFLGIAYGRDEQLAQSSLALAEASMLRGELAEAKYHAERAKRGLPVGAPAYLRAEDIILVANKGKP
- a CDS encoding aminotransferase class I/II-fold pyridoxal phosphate-dependent enzyme — its product is MKVSRRADVAPFYAMEILKTANEMADGGADIMHMETGEPVSGAPSKVIEAAHAALDHAHLGYTEAQGDPKLRARIAQHYAEYYGQQVAAERVAVTIGASGGLLLAFLAAFDVGDRVAMADPSYPAYRNTLAALGLESVGLPAGPETRFQPTVGLLRALEKPIQGLIISSPSNPTGTMIPRAEFEAVAKYCDSEGIRIISDEIYHGITYHERAETILAYSDSAIVANGFSKYFAMTGWRLGWMVFPSDLVRPVERLAQNIFISPPALSQHAALAAFDCREELDANVARYAENRKILQHALPQAGFGDLAPSDGAFYVYADVSRLTNDSQQFCQDMLKATGVAATPGIDFDTARGNRYVRISFASDRATVLRATNALIRWLKSE
- a CDS encoding ribonuclease E/G → MVKRMLIDASHAEEIRVVVANGTRLEEFDFETAAKKQLKGNFYLAKVMRVEPSLQAAFVEYGGNRHGFLPFGEIHPDYYQIPVADREALFAEQQDATDDNVDDNADDLTDEESGPATVDAADARDGDAASEETDLGAEELESGAEANEDSDAPSEDRVANPDESVETLGGDDIDDEAQRRLHVSRSLLSRRYKIQEVIKKRQVMLIQVVKEERGNKGAALTTYLSLAGRYCVLMPNAVRGGGISRKIVNADDRKRLKAITAELKVPSRMAVIVRTAGLARTRAEIKRDFEYLLRQWEGIRKATLESSAPVLINEEANLIRRSIRDLYSRDIDQIQVEGEEGYRIAKDFMRTLIPSHSSRVQPYRDRIPLFTRYQIESQLDAMYSPQVQLRSGGYLVINPTEALVSIDVNSGRATKMRTVEETALTTNQEAADEIARQLRLRDLAGLVVIDFIDMDENRNQRNIERRFKEAMRDDRARIQIGRISPFGLLELSRQRLRPSILETATEVCSTCAGTGVVRATASSAVHVLRAIEEEGLRERSGQILVHVPGEIALYILNHKRDTLGEIESRYAMEIAFKDDPTLVPPMYTIETLRAHEGGVPEGRADTVFVEDEAEDGEQEAVVVETADGEEQPRRRRRRRKPRTGKPLGAEAGEPAARTEEVPAARVATDASETAEPAEAVESGEAAAAEGEEDGALKKRRRRGRRGGRRRNARSHDVGEESNAETAQVSGADGTVEGSAEGANSEPEAILGESSNLPTDNLAASEEAVSEEVSEGHTTEPAESEIKPKRASRSRWKRATEKQPDNDAASSEEASGDEPLVSADVGNSNDGGDPQEKAPSPAPIAETPATPDSDSGDTASDKLVAVSLEDKAENSSSDGGPGEQAAEPSQRRAGWWQRDLS
- a CDS encoding gamma-glutamyltransferase, coding for MFEPTSYFGGATSDEPRAALVARDVLAAGGSAADAAVALYFTLAVTYPSTASLGGGGVCLVYNPNEDDGDTTEVIEFYALAAATGGTAPRRPNAIPGSVRGMYGLQARYGRLPWSRLLAPAETYARLGHQVSRALARDIRLAGLSLFTDPEMRKIFLHSDGSPISEGQRVYQLELGSVISQLRLKGVGEFYGGSVAKVLSARVAEAEGALTIEELRAFAPVWRESITLPFGNQVFHTAPPPAAGGLTAAAMFHLLAEDDRYLDAPADERAHLFAEASKRAFADRETWLDVKNGVALDLNRLRSSMDSYNSSQATALDKLSQLPERRLENPAATSFVTIDRRGLTVSCAVTMNNLFGTGRIVPGTGILLAASPAASGNAATALSPIVLVNHNTSQLFFAAGSVGGAAAPSALASVMRGALLDALPLRDAMDAPRLHHGGIPDIVVTEPNFDTALRDSLDRRRHRVSEVPEIGRVNAVHCPGGAPRSPETCVFDTDRRGFGLASGGVL